The genomic interval CTTACCCCCTTGCCTCCCTTAAAATACAGAAAAACAGGGAAAACATGGCCTAAAATTACTGCAAAAGCAGTTAATATCAAATTTAATCCATTTATTCCTAAAAACCTCTGAGAAATATATAAAGCGAAAAAGCCTTTCAAAAAATCAAAAAGAAAACCGAAAAATGCATACTTTATCCCACAAAACCTGTATAAATTTGTTGCCCCAACATTACCGCTTCCCGATTTTCTCAAATCCACATTCCCGCAAAAGTACGCAATAAGAAAAGAAAAGGGAATTGAGCCTAAAATGTAAGAAAAAAACAAAGCAAACAAGTACTTCACAACAACCCCTTAAAAATAGATTCTGGATTTTGAATGCTAAATTATAGATTCAAAAAATCAAATAGTTAATTTTTAAAAAATTCTTCCTCAATCTAAAATTCATAATCCATAATTCAAAATTAAAAAATCAAACATCCTCAATCCATAATCCAACATTCAAAATCCACCATTCAAAATTTAAAACTCAAACCCATCCCCCCAAAAACCTAAAACCTAAAACCTAAAACCTTTTAAATTATACTTTATCTTCACCTTTTGGTATAATATTTGCGAACTTAAAATATGGAGGAGAAGCATGAAAAAGTTAATTATATACCCTTTAATAATTCTATTTGCCTTTGGAGGATTTGCAAAAACAAAGGTTGTAACTTCAATTTTTCCAATTGCAGATATAGTATCAAACATTGTGAAGGATAAGGCTGATGTAAAATATGTTATTCCTGTAAATGCAAACCCGCACACATTTGAGCCTACCCCTGAACAGGCAAAGATAATTGCACAGGCAGATGTATTTATTGGAGTGTCAAAACAGTTTGACGGCTGGATTGAAAAATTCTTAAAAAAAGATGCTAAAAAGTACTATTTGCAAAGAAGGCCAGCAAATCCTCATATATGGTTATCCTTCATTTGGGGGAATCAAATTATTTCAAATATAAAACTTATTTTTATGAAATTAGACCCTAAAAATAAAAAGTTTTATACTGCAAATGCAATAAAATATTCAAGAGAGTTAAGTGAAATCCATAAGGTTTACTTTGCAAAATTTAAAAGCCTGAAAACAAAAAATGTTATTCAATACCATCCTGCATGGGAATACCTTGCAAAAGATTTAAAATTAAACATTATCGGCACTATTTACACAGGAGAAAGCAAAAGAGTTTCTATAGCACACCTTACCAGTATTTTAAAAATCGGCAAAAAGAGAGGAGCTGATGCTCTTTTATGCAGGTTAAACACAAAAGATAAGGTAATTGATATTTACGAAAGAGAATTAAAATTAAAAAGGGTTGAATTAGACCCTATAGGCGACCCAAAAAGCAAAGACAGAAATTCTTACATTAACCTTTTAATTTACAATTGTGAGAAGATTTATCAGGCTTTAAATCAATGAGCTTACCCTATATCTTTATTGAAGATTTAGAAGTTAAATACGGCAATAAAGTTGTTTTGGAAGATATTTTTCTCAAAGTTGAAAAAGGTGAAATTGTATCAATTGTAGGCCCCAACGGGGGAGGAAAAACAACCTTACTAAAAGTTATTCTTGGATTAAAAGACTATTCAAAGGGGACAATTAAAGTTTTAGGCAAAAACCCAAAAGAAGTTGACAAAAAAGAAATTGGATACCTTCCTCAGAGAGAGGAAACTGCAAAAAATTTCCCCATTTCAGTTTTTGAAACAGTATTAATGGGAAGATATCCCAAAATAGGATTATTTAGAAAACCAGGGGAAAAAGACAAAGAAATAGCACTTGAAAGCCTGAAACTTGTAAAAATGGACCACTTAAAAGACGAAAATATCAATAAACTTTCAGGTGGGCAGAGACAGAGGGTTTTTATTGCAAGGGCTCTGGCTATGGAACCTAAAATTCTTATTCTGGATGAGCCTTCAACAGGTCTTGATATTGTGGCTCAGGAAGATTTTTATAAAATATTAGTTGAAATTAGAAATAAAAAAGAAATGTCAATAATTATGGTGTCACACGATATTGGTGTTGTTTCAACCTTTGTGGATAAAATAGCATGTTTGAACAAAACAATTCACTACCATGGTAAAAGCGGGACACCTATTCCAAAAGATGTTTTAGAAAAAGTTTTTGGCTCAAATATTCAAATTCTTGTACACGATCCACATTGTAAAGGATGTCATAGAGGCGAGCATGATTGAGTTATTACAGTTTGAATTTGCAAAAAACGCACTAATTGCAGGGACAATAATTAGTATCCTTTTCGGTTTTCTTTCTTTTTTCATTGTAATGAAAAAATTGTCTTTTCTAACTGTGGGCATCTCCCACGCTGCATTCGGGGGAGTGGCACTGGGAATTCTATTAGGGTTAAATCCATACATTACAGCTATTTTTTTCTGTCTTTTAACAGGTTATTTGATAGCAATTCACGGAGAAAAATCGGAATACGACAGTGTAATTGGAATTCTTTTTGCCTTTACAATGGCATTGGGAGTAATATTTCTATCATTAAAAAAAGATTACACCTTTGACATAATGTCATACCTTTTCGGAACAATTTTAGGGATAACAAAATCAGATTTATTTCTTTTAATTGGATTAATGATTGGAGTTTTCATAATTTTTTATCTGTTTTTTAAAGAGATAATCTTTATAACCTTTGATAAAAATGTGGCAATGGCATCAGGCTTACCTGTAAATCTTTTTGAGAATTTGATTATAGTAATTCTTACACTTGTAATTGTGCTAAGCATAAAACTAATAGGGATTATTTTAGTCTCTGCTTTTTTGATTATCCCAGCCGCAATTACAATACTATTTTTTGACAATTACAAAAAAATCATATTTTTCTCAATGTTAATCAACCTTGTGATATTTTATTCAGGATTTTTTCTAAGCTATAAGTTAAATTTACCATCAGGAGCAACTGTTGTCTCTATAGGGGCTTTGCTATACTTTGCTTCTGCTTTGTTTGCTGGAAAGAAAAACTAATTTAAATAACTTTTCAATATATTTTTGTACCTTGACCTTCTAATTTTTTCAAGGGCACTTTTTTCTATCTGCCTTACCCTTTCCCTCGAAAGATTTAAAATTTTTCCAATCTCCTGCAAGGTTTTAGGTTCTTCTCCGTTTAAACCAAACCTGTGGATTAAAACATCCCTCTCCCTTTGGCTCAAAATAGAAAGAGACTCCATTAAATGCTCAACAAAAGATTTTTTTATTAACTCAGTCTCAGCGTCATCTACACTTTCCTGCTCAATAACATCCTCATAGTTTAAATCATCTGTATCTGACGATATATAATCATCAAGAGACCTATGTTCACCATAAGTGGTTAAAAGAGAATTTAAAGATAATTCATCTATATCCATAGCCTCAGCCAATTCCCTCGGTGATGGGTCTCTGTTTAACTCTTTTTGTAATTCGTTAAACTTTCTTCCAACATTGTTTATCAAATTTAAAGTTTTGTAGGAAATTTTAAAAATTCCACTCTGCTCTGCTATTGCAGATATAATAGCCTGCCTAATCCACCACACCGCATATGTGATAAACTTTACATTTTTATCTGGGTCAAACCTTTTTGCAGCCTCAATCAATCCTAAGTTACCCTCATTTATCAAATCCATAAAAGGTACACCTTTCCCTCTATACCTTTTGGCAATTGAAACAACAAACTTTAAATTAGCCTCTACAAGCCTTCTTAAAGCATCTTTGTCCCCTTTTTTAATCCTTCTTGCCAGTTCTTTTTCCTCATCTGGAGTTAAAGGGGGAATTTTATTTATCTGTTTTAAATACTGCTTTAAGGCTTCTTCTTCCTCAAAAAACTTGTAATTTTTCGCCATTTTCTACTTTTCTTCCTTCTCAATATCAAGTTTTATTATTCCAGACCTTGGAATTTTTACAAGAGCATTTTTGATTTTTTCTTCACCATTTTGCACATGTTCAACAATTATTTTTTGAAGGGCCATTGTTAGTTGATTAATCTCCTGTTGCATCTTTTCCATTTTTTCTCTCATATTGAGAATTATCTCTATCCCAGCAAGGTTTACCCCTAAATCCCTTGCAAGATTGAGTATAATTTCAAGCCTCTCAAGATCCTTTTTTGAATACAACCTTGTATTTCCCTCAGTTCTTGAAGGTTTTAGAAGACCATGCTTTTCATAAAGCCTTAATGTTTGAGGGTGGACATTGTACATCTTTGCAACAACACTTATCATATAGTACGGTTCATTATTCTTGCCTTTTACCATAGCACCACCCCCTTACACCTTAAAATGAGACCTGATTGCATTTTTATCCTCATACTTTTCTAATTCTTTCATCAACTCCCTCACCTTTGTATCAACTATAGAAGGAGTTTTTACCTCAACCTCAAGATACATATCTCCATTCTTACCGGTTAGCCTTGATTTTATTCCCTTACCTCTCACCCTTATTTTCTGGCCACACTGGGTTTGAGGGGGAATTTTAACAGTTGTCTCCCCGTATATTGTAGGTATTTTAATTTTAGCACCTAATGCAGCTTCAGAAAATGTGATGGGCAATTTAAGATAGATATTATCTCCCTGTCTCTTAAACAACGGATGCTCTTCCACAACAGTTATTATATACAAATCTCCGGGAGGCCCTCCATTAATACCAGCCTCTCCCTTTCCAGGAACTCTGACCTTTGAACCATTATCAACACCAGCTGGAATTCTTACATTAATAGTTTCAACATACGGAATTCTTCCTGTCCCGTTACACTTTGAGCATTTTGTAAATGTTATTCTTCCGGTTCCTCCACAAAGAGAACATGTTCTTTCCATGTGGAAAAAAGGCAATCCTCCGCTTTCTTTCCCTGTTCCTTTGCATCTTGGACAGGTTTGAGGAGAAGACAGAGGAACTTTACCTGTACCGCCACATGCATCACAAGGTTTACTTCTATTTACCTTAATCTTTGTCGTCAAACCGTGAACAGCGTCCATAAATGATATTCTCATTGAGTATTGAATATCCTCTCCCTTGCGCGGTGCATTTGAATATGAATAATCGTTGTATGTTGTGCTTTTTCTACCTCCGCCGAATAAGTCTGAAAAAATCTCTGAAAAATCAAAATCAACATTGCGAAAATCCTGATAGTTGAAATCCTGTCCAAAATTAGCATCTCCAACAAATCCGTATTTGTCGTACTGCTCTTTCTTTTTAGGGTCTGAAAGAACGGCATAAGCCTCTGAAATCTCTTTAAACTTCTCCTCAGCCTGCTTATCACCCGGGTTTAAATCAGGGTGATATTTTCTTGCTAACTTTTTATAAGCCTTTTTTACATCCTGTATTGAGGCCCCCTTAGGGAGCCCCAACACAGCGTAATAATCCTTTTTATTCATGGCTTACTCTCCGTTCCTCCTTATTCAACAATCTCAGCATCAACAACGTCGTCACCGCCTTTATCGTCATTTGACTGAGTACCTTGATTTGTTGCACCTGCATCTGTCTGGGTGCCTGCCTGAGCATCAGTCTGCTGAGACTGGTAGAGGTATTGAGAGAGTTTGTGAGATACATTTGTCAAGTTATCTATTGCAGAATTAATTGCGTTTACATCTTCTCCTTCCATTGCAGTTTTTAACTGAGAAATAGCTGATTCAATAGCCTGCTTATCAGCATCAGTAATCTTGTCAGCATGCTCTTTAAGCAGCTTTTCTATCTGGTAGATTAAAGAATCACCTCTATTTCTTGCCTCAATTAACTGCGCCCTTCTCTTATCTTCTTCCGCATGTGCTTGAGCCTCTTTTACCATTTTATCAATTTCTTCTTTTGACAATCCGCTTGAGCCTGTAATTGTAATCTTTTGCTCTTTACCTGTTGCCCTGTCTTTAGCACTTACATTTAAAATACCATTAGCATCTATATCAAAGGTAACTTCAATCTGAGGAACTCCCCTTGGTGCAGGTGGAATTCCCATAAGGTGGAATTTACCTAAAGATTTATTGTCTTTTGCAAGAGGCCTTTCTCCCTGTAATACATGAATTTCAACACTTGTCTGATTATCAGCAGCAGTTGTAAATACCTCTGTTTTTCTTGTTGGAATTGTTGTATTTCTTGGAATCATAACAGTCATAACCCCACCCTGAGTTTCAACACCTAAAGAGAGAGGTGTTACATCAAGGAGAAGAACATCTTTAACATCTCCAGCAAGTACTCCACCCTGAATAGCAGCACCAACTGCAACAACTTCATCAGGGTTAACCCCTTTGTGAGGCTCTTTTCCAAAAAATTCAGTTACCTTTTTCTGAACAAGAGGAATCCTTGTTGAACCTCCAACTAAAACAACTTCATCAATATCTGATGGTTTCAATCCAGCATCTTCAAGAGCCTTTTTACACGGCTCCATTGTCTTTTCAATTAAATCTTCAATCATTGACTCAAATTTAGCCCTTGTTAACTTAATGTTTAAGTGTTTTGGTCCTGAAGCATCGGCGGTTATAAAGGGCAAATTAATCTCTGTCTCCATCATTGAAGAAAGCTCAATTTTCGCTTTTTCTGCTGCCTCTTTAAGCCTTTGAAGAGCCATTTTATCCTGAGACAAATCAATTCCCTGGTCTTTTTTAAATTCATCAATCAGCCAGTCAATAATTCTCTGGTCAATGTTATCGCCACCTAAATGAGTGTCACCGTTTGTTGATTTAACCTCTACAACACCTTCACCAACTTCGAGAATTGAAATATCAAAAGTACCACCACCAAAATCGTAAACAGCAATAGTCTCGTCCTTTTTCTTATCAAGACCGTATGCTAAAGCAGCAGCCGTTGGCTCATTTATAATCCTCTTAACCTCTAAACCTGCAATTTTTCCCGCATCCTTTGTTGCCTGCCTCTGGGCATCGTTGAAATATGCCGGTACAGTAATTACCGCTTCAGTTACAGGTTCACCTAAATAGTCCTCAGCTGCTTTTTTGAGCTTCTGCAAAATTTTCGCAGAGATTTCTGGAGGAGAAAACAATTTTCCATTTACCTCTACCCTAACATCCCCGTTTGGAGCCTTAACAACCTTATAAGGCACCATTTTCATCTCTTCGGTTACCTCTTCATATCTCCTTCCCATAAATCTCTTTATAGAAAAGATTGTATTTTCAGGGTTTGTTATTGCCTGCCTTTTAGCAACCTGTCCAACTAAAATTTCACCATTTTTTGCAAAAGCAACAACAGAAGGAGTTGTTCTTGCTCCCTCCTGATTAGGGATAACGGTAACGTCATTCCCTTCCATAACTGCAACAACAGAGTTTGTTGTTCCAAGGTCAATACCTATTATTTTTCCCATAATTACCTCCTAAATTCTTTTTTACAACCGTTATTAATATAAAACCTTAGTGAGTTATTGTCAAGAATTTATTATAATAATGTTGTAAGATTATCAAAGAGCCAAAAAATTAAAAACCATTTTCTTTACGTGTTTTTTAAGATATAATAAAGGAAATAATATTAAAGGGAGTAGGTTATGGAAGCAAAAAAAGATTTAATTTTACAATTTATTAATTTTAAGCTTGATAAACTTATTAGCGAATTTAAAATTGAAATAGAAAAAATCTTTCAAAAAGACTTTTATATTTCAGAAGAAGAAATTGAGCCTTTAATAAATAAGATATTGGCGCAAACTCAAGGCGCTTCTAACATAAGCACTTCAATAGACCCACTATATAATCTTAACCTTGCTTTAAAAAATAGCACCAACCAGAAAGAATTAATTGAAAACTTTTTTAGCTCTTTATTTAATTTAACAAACTACATAGGCTTTTTTATATTCAAGGGAAACAACGCTATATGCTATGCGGCAAAAGGCCAGGGGAACAAACCCCAAAAGGATTTCAAGATAAACAAAATCATTTTTATGGAGCCTAAAAAGTTATCAGACCCTATTTTCCCTGATAATTTAAAAGCCTTTTTTAACTTAGAATCTACCATTGCAATTCCTCTACTTATAAAATACAAACAGGCAGGCTTTTTCATTTTTGAGCTCAACAACAAAGAAGATTTTAAATTGTTTGAAATAGCAACTTCAATGTTTGAAAGAGAATTAAATTTGCTTCCATTAAAAAACCAGGAAGATATAAAAACTCAGCAGTTTAAAACTGTAGAACAACCACCTAAAACTGAAACGCCTTCTACACCTTCAAAAGCAGAAGAAGACCCTGTTATGAAAAAAGCAAAAAGGTTTGTTAATGCTCTTGCAAGTGATATTAAACTTTATAATGAAGAAAAAATCAAAGAAGGCCTTGAAAAAGGAAATCTAAAGGAGCTATTAAAAGAAGATATTGAAAAAAGTTATCAGGCTTTCAGGGAAAAATACCCAGACAAAAATAAATTCCCTGATTCTCTCTTTGAAGAAGCCTTAATTAAATATGTGGCAAAAGGGAATCCCGATTTATTGAAATAAATTGCAACAAATATATTGACCTTATAACCTATTCTGGTAATATACAGAGGTAAAATTTATTAGAGGAGAAGGATTATGGAATCAATAAAGGTTCAGCCTAATGATGTTTTAAAAACATTGGAAAAGCACTTGTTAGTTGACGGCTTTCACATTGTTCTTGACCTTGAAAAGAGCGAAGGTTGTTATATGGTGGATGCAAGGGATGGTAAAAGGTACATTGACTTTTATGCTTTTTTTGCATCTCTTCCACTTGGATTCAACCATCCAAAAATGAAAGACCCGGAATTTGTTGAAAGGTTAAAAATTGCATCAATTCATAAGGTAGCAAACTCTGACATTTACACAACCTATATGGCTGAGTTTGTAGAAACCTTTGCAAAAATAGGGGCACACCCTGAATTACCAAACTATTTTTTCATTGATGGCGGCGCCTTAGCAGTGGAAAATGCTTTAAAAGCTGCCTTTGATTGGAAGGTAAGAAAGAATTTTCAAAAGGGATACAAAGAGGAAAAGGGACACAAGGTAATTCATTTCAAAGAAGCGTTTCACGGAAGAACAGGCTATACAATGAGTTTAACAAATACAGACCCGACAAAGGTTAAATACTTCCCAAAATTTGATTGGCCAAGAATTACAAACCCAAAAATCGAATTTCCTTTAACTGAGGAAAACCTTACAAAGGTAATTGAAAAGGAAAATCAGGCTATTGATGAGATTTATAAAGCAATAAAAGAAAACAAGGACGACATTGCATGCCTTATTATTGAGCCTATTCAGGGTGAAGGTGGAGACAATCACTTCAGGCCGGAATTTTTAAGAAAGCTCAGAGAAATTACAGAAGAAAACGATATTCTCTACATTGTAGATGAAGTACAAACAGGTGTTGCTGCAACAGGCAAAATGTGGTGTTTTGAGCATTTTGGATTTGTTCCTGATATTGTTTCATTCGGGAAAAAACTACAGGTATGCGGAATAATGGTTTCTGATAAGGTAAATGAAGTTGATTCTGTTTTTAAAGTTTCTTCAAGGCTTAACTCTACATGGGGAGCAAACATCGTGGATATGGTAAGGGCTCAGAGAATCCTTGAAATAATTCACGAAGAAAACCTTATAGAAAATGCTGCCAACATGGGAGATTACCTTTTGAGTAAGCTTCATGAATTACAGGAAGTATCAAAGGTAAAACTGTCTAATATTAGAGGAAGAGGATTATTTGCAGCAATTGAACTTGAGTCTCCTGAAATCAGGGATGATGTTTTCAATAAATGTTTTGATAAAGGACTTGCAGTATTAAAATCAGGAGAAAAATCAATCAGGTTTAGACCAGCGCTTACAGTAACAAAGGAAGTTATAGACGAGGGAATAAATATCCTCGCAGAGGTATTAAAAGCATAATTTGTGCGTAATTAATAAGGAGGAATTATGGAAGTTCAGGAAAAAATTGAAAAAGCTTTAAACAATATCAGGCCAGCGCTTCAAATGGACGGTGGCGATGTTGAGTTTTTAAAATACGAAGACGGTACCGTCTATGTTAAGCTTTTAGGGGCATGTGGCGGTTGCCCTATGTCAACCATGACCCTTAAACTTTTCATTGAAGAAAGGTTGAAAGAAGAAGTTCCTGAAGTAAAAGAAGTAGTTCAGGTTTAATAAAAAGCTCCGTTTATCGGGGCTTTTTTCTTAGGTAAAGATATGGAAAAAGAGATAAGATTTTTAGAATCACTTTTAAGTGAAAAAAGGCTTAATAGAATTAAACAGGTAATTAACAATAAAATAGAAAACATAACAGTGGTTTTGGACAACCTTTTAGATTCCCACAATACAAGCGCAATAATCAGGACAGCAGAAGGATTGGGATTGAAAGATATTTACATAATAGAAAAAGATTACGAATTTGAGATAAATAAAGCAGTAACAAAGTACAGTCACAAATGGGTTGAACTTCATAGATACAAGGACTTTACTCCTTGTGTCAAAGATTTAAAAGAAAAAGGGTATAAAATCTTTGTTGCAAATGTTGGAGAGAAATCCGTAAAACTTACTGATATTGAAATAACTCCTGAAAATAAATACGCCTTTGTTGTGGGAAATGAGCATGATGGAATATCTGACGAAATGTTAAAATATGCTGACTGTGAGTTTACAATACCTATGTATGGCTTTACTGAAAGTTTCAACGTTTCAGTCGCCTGCGCTATTATCCTGTCTTACACAATTTACAAATACAGGAATGCTTTAAACAAACCTTCTGATTTATCTGAAAATGAAAAACAAAAAATCTACTTTGATTTTCTCAAAAAAGCAGTAAAAAACAGCGATGTCCTCTTAAAATCATTTAAAAAAAGAGAAAACAAAAGCTAATAGCCCCGGGATTAAAGCAAAATTATCCAGCAAAAATTCATAGTAAAGAGGAGAAACATTTCTTTTCTTAACCACAAGTTTATTCACAAGCATATAGTAACCACCAAAAAGCATGGTAAGGATTGGCATTGAAAAATTTTGTCCATCTGTAATTGCTGCCACCCCTATAAACAAAATTAAGATAATTACAAGCCAGTTTGCAATCCTTAAAGCCCTTTCAGTTCCAATTAAAATAGGCAATGTCTCCCTTCCGTAAAACTTGTCTCCCTGAATATCCTTTATGTCTGAAAGAATTGACCCCACAAAAACAACAGTAAAAACAAAGAGAAACATTAAAAAACTTGAAAGTGCATTTGATTTACCATAAATAAACAGGGGATTAAATACAATAACAATTGACCATGCAAGTGCATATATAATGTTTTTTGAACCAGGTATATCAAAAAGCCTCATAATTCTACCTTTAAGCCTTAATTTAATTCTATATAAAAGCCCTAAAAGAGAGGCTAAAAGGATTATAAAAAACACATTTAAAGAAATGTTGATACTTAACAAAGCAAGAAGAGTAAGTGAAATAATACCTATTGCAATTAACAAAGTCTTATTCTCTTTCAAAAAGTAAAATTTTGTTGGATTTGAAAATCTCAGCCCTTCTAAATCAATTATTCCATTAAAAAGTGTCATTGAAAAAATGTAAAGAAAAGCAATCACTGAAAACTTTAATGAATCTTGAAAATTGGCAAGGGACAATAAACCATAAGAAAAAACAAAAGCAGAAAATCCCCTGAATAGCCCTGAATTAAAAACAATACCTAACACTCTTTTTGAAAACCTTGATTTTTCATCAACAAAACGAAGGTAATCAACCACAGAGTTAATAATCCAGCTTGGAGTGGATGCACCTGCAGAAACCCCCACCTTGTCAAAATTTGAAAAATCAATACCCTTTAACTCATCTTCTGTTTCAATATGATATACCACAGGGCAATACTGCTTTGAAATCTCTGCAAGCCTCGTTGTATTTGCGCTATGCTTCCCCCCAATAATTATCATACAGTCAACCTGGGATGCTATTTTCTTCACCTCATCCTGCCTTCTGTGTGTTGAATCGCAAATTGTACAAAATTCTTTTACTTCCTTTGCCTTTTCTCTAACCTTGTCCACAATTTTAAAAAATTCGTCATAGTTAAATGTGGTTTGAGACACAACTATAACCTTTTCCATCTCAGGTAATTTTTCAGCCTCTTCAACACTTCCCACAACAAAAGCTGTGTTGTTTGAATACCCCTTTAAACTTACAACCTCAGCATGCCCTTCATCACCAACAATTACAACCTGATAACCCTTATTTATATGCCCCTTAATTATTCCCTGTACCTTACCTACTTTTGGACAGGTAAGGTTTACCACATCAAGACCCTTTTCTTTTAAATTATTTAAAACCTGAGGTGTTGTGCCGTGAGCCCTTATAACAACTGTACCTTTATCTAAATTTTCTAATTTTTTTTCAGGCTTTACCCCTTTTGATTCTAAAAGAGCAACAACCTGATTGTTGTGAATTAAAGGACCTAATGTATATATTTCTTCCTTTTTCCTTGATAAATCAAGGATTTTGTCCATAGCCCTTCTTACACCCCAGCAAAAACCACCAGTTTCCGCAACTATTATCTTCATAAAACCCCTTTTTCAGTTTAAAAATACTTTTTTTCCAACTTTTTAAATTTTTTTGTAACCTTAAATGCTTTTTTAAGAAGGGATTTATAAGAATCTCTATCAGCCATTCTAACTTCAAGCATCATTCCCCATTTGTAATCAACCTTTTTAAAAAGTTCAAACACCTTATCCCAGTTTATATTTCCCTCAAAAGGCAACAAATGGGAATCCCTGTCTCCAAAATTGTCGTGTATGTGGCTTGAGTAAAAGTAAACCCCATAATTTTCAATATCAGAGTAAACCTCTCCATTTAAATTCGAATGACCAATATCAAAACCTATTCCGACAGGCACCATCTCTTTTTCAATAAACTCAACAATATGCCTTACTGATGTTTCTCTCCCTGGAATATTCTCAAAACAAAGTTTGATTTGAAGATGCTCAGCAAACTTAAACAATTCTTCAAGGCTTTTCAACATTGAATCCCTGTTAACCTTGTATGGAAAGTGCATTATGTAATAATCTACATCAAACATGGAAGCAAGTGAGAAAGAAGCCTTTATCTCTTCAACAGATTTTGTTCTTAAATTCTCATCATCTGACGCAATATCAACAAAAATTCCACTTCTTAAACCTTCAAGTGAGAAGTAAAAAGGTGCGTGAACAGAATTTACAAAAAAATTATTGTTGTTAACCGCCTTTGCAATTTCAATTAATTGAGATGCATCATCAAAATCAACCTGCATTCTGTTTGCAAAAATCTCAATAGTATCAAACCCTGAATCTGCTATCAGATTTAAATGCTCTCCACTTAATTTTTCATATGCAAAGGGATGTGTGGATATCCCGTATATCATTTAAATTCCTTT from Thermotomaculum hydrothermale carries:
- the plsY gene encoding glycerol-3-phosphate 1-O-acyltransferase PlsY, encoding MKYLFALFFSYILGSIPFSFLIAYFCGNVDLRKSGSGNVGATNLYRFCGIKYAFFGFLFDFLKGFFALYISQRFLGINGLNLILTAFAVILGHVFPVFLYFKGGKGVSTTAGVLFFLDYRIFIIIFSFFWLIYFWKKIVSLASVLSALLLIILSILFFSFGILSLERAMFFGIIGFLIIVFHRNNLKRLIKSEEKRVNE
- a CDS encoding metal ABC transporter substrate-binding protein codes for the protein MKKLIIYPLIILFAFGGFAKTKVVTSIFPIADIVSNIVKDKADVKYVIPVNANPHTFEPTPEQAKIIAQADVFIGVSKQFDGWIEKFLKKDAKKYYLQRRPANPHIWLSFIWGNQIISNIKLIFMKLDPKNKKFYTANAIKYSRELSEIHKVYFAKFKSLKTKNVIQYHPAWEYLAKDLKLNIIGTIYTGESKRVSIAHLTSILKIGKKRGADALLCRLNTKDKVIDIYERELKLKRVELDPIGDPKSKDRNSYINLLIYNCEKIYQALNQ
- a CDS encoding metal ABC transporter ATP-binding protein; translated protein: MSLPYIFIEDLEVKYGNKVVLEDIFLKVEKGEIVSIVGPNGGGKTTLLKVILGLKDYSKGTIKVLGKNPKEVDKKEIGYLPQREETAKNFPISVFETVLMGRYPKIGLFRKPGEKDKEIALESLKLVKMDHLKDENINKLSGGQRQRVFIARALAMEPKILILDEPSTGLDIVAQEDFYKILVEIRNKKEMSIIMVSHDIGVVSTFVDKIACLNKTIHYHGKSGTPIPKDVLEKVFGSNIQILVHDPHCKGCHRGEHD
- a CDS encoding metal ABC transporter permease, whose product is MIELLQFEFAKNALIAGTIISILFGFLSFFIVMKKLSFLTVGISHAAFGGVALGILLGLNPYITAIFFCLLTGYLIAIHGEKSEYDSVIGILFAFTMALGVIFLSLKKDYTFDIMSYLFGTILGITKSDLFLLIGLMIGVFIIFYLFFKEIIFITFDKNVAMASGLPVNLFENLIIVILTLVIVLSIKLIGIILVSAFLIIPAAITILFFDNYKKIIFFSMLINLVIFYSGFFLSYKLNLPSGATVVSIGALLYFASALFAGKKN
- a CDS encoding sigma-70 family RNA polymerase sigma factor yields the protein MAKNYKFFEEEEALKQYLKQINKIPPLTPDEEKELARRIKKGDKDALRRLVEANLKFVVSIAKRYRGKGVPFMDLINEGNLGLIEAAKRFDPDKNVKFITYAVWWIRQAIISAIAEQSGIFKISYKTLNLINNVGRKFNELQKELNRDPSPRELAEAMDIDELSLNSLLTTYGEHRSLDDYISSDTDDLNYEDVIEQESVDDAETELIKKSFVEHLMESLSILSQRERDVLIHRFGLNGEEPKTLQEIGKILNLSRERVRQIEKSALEKIRRSRYKNILKSYLN
- a CDS encoding heat shock protein transcriptional repressor HspR, which encodes MVKGKNNEPYYMISVVAKMYNVHPQTLRLYEKHGLLKPSRTEGNTRLYSKKDLERLEIILNLARDLGVNLAGIEIILNMREKMEKMQQEINQLTMALQKIIVEHVQNGEEKIKNALVKIPRSGIIKLDIEKEEK
- the dnaJ gene encoding molecular chaperone DnaJ produces the protein MNKKDYYAVLGLPKGASIQDVKKAYKKLARKYHPDLNPGDKQAEEKFKEISEAYAVLSDPKKKEQYDKYGFVGDANFGQDFNYQDFRNVDFDFSEIFSDLFGGGRKSTTYNDYSYSNAPRKGEDIQYSMRISFMDAVHGLTTKIKVNRSKPCDACGGTGKVPLSSPQTCPRCKGTGKESGGLPFFHMERTCSLCGGTGRITFTKCSKCNGTGRIPYVETINVRIPAGVDNGSKVRVPGKGEAGINGGPPGDLYIITVVEEHPLFKRQGDNIYLKLPITFSEAALGAKIKIPTIYGETTVKIPPQTQCGQKIRVRGKGIKSRLTGKNGDMYLEVEVKTPSIVDTKVRELMKELEKYEDKNAIRSHFKV